A genome region from Leptospira langatensis includes the following:
- a CDS encoding formylglycine-generating enzyme family protein has protein sequence MQCIPAGEFIRGSNKHDADEMPEQKIYISDFFMDLYEVTNEDFSKCIEDGSCKECLYNGTCDTIGPAYGEIYLKPKQPVLGVSWYTAKEYCEWAGKRLPTEAEWEKAARGPKGNLYPWGNKTANCRLAVIEEGNRKGCVSRKLDPPNLMPTAPVGSRPAGMYGLFDMAGNSWEWVQDWYSESYAACGDSCRGKDPKGPCNGEEPCPGFTRKILKGGSWWWPAEYARGSKRRSHVPQNFPEYHHFGFRCAKDPG, from the coding sequence ATGCAATGCATTCCCGCAGGAGAATTCATTCGCGGAAGCAATAAGCACGATGCGGACGAAATGCCGGAGCAGAAGATCTATATCAGCGACTTCTTCATGGATCTGTACGAGGTCACAAACGAGGACTTCAGCAAATGTATAGAAGACGGATCCTGTAAGGAATGTCTCTACAACGGGACCTGCGATACCATAGGTCCAGCGTACGGAGAAATTTATTTAAAACCGAAACAGCCTGTGCTCGGAGTGAGTTGGTATACTGCCAAAGAATATTGCGAATGGGCAGGCAAAAGACTCCCCACGGAAGCGGAATGGGAAAAGGCGGCCCGAGGTCCCAAAGGAAATCTGTACCCTTGGGGAAATAAGACCGCAAATTGCAGACTAGCAGTCATAGAGGAAGGCAATCGGAAAGGTTGCGTTTCCCGAAAATTAGATCCTCCTAATTTAATGCCCACCGCTCCTGTAGGTTCCCGACCGGCAGGAATGTACGGACTATTCGATATGGCGGGAAATTCCTGGGAATGGGTACAGGATTGGTATTCGGAAAGTTATGCGGCATGCGGAGATTCCTGTAGAGGAAAAGATCCAAAGGGGCCTTGCAATGGAGAAGAACCCTGTCCCGGTTTTACCAGAAAGATCCTAAAGGGGGGCTCTTGGTGGTGGCCTGCCGAATACGCAAGGGGTTCCAAAAGAAGGTCCCATGTCCCTCAGAATTTCCCGGAATACCACCATTTCGGATTTCGTTGCGCTAAAGATCCAGGCTAG
- a CDS encoding DUF2147 domain-containing protein translates to MKRIRLSILSILFLFAYVGLSADPAPVTGVWRTFSDNGKEESTVEIYEQGGKIFGKILTLVDPNDKDGKPARCTECDGAEKDKPVLGMVIIKGLGPEGDKWSGGRILDPNDGVWYKCNLKAVEGGKKLEVRGYVGFSLIGRSQFWVKK, encoded by the coding sequence GTGAAGAGAATCAGACTGTCTATTTTATCCATTTTATTTCTTTTCGCGTATGTAGGATTGTCCGCCGATCCGGCTCCTGTTACTGGAGTTTGGAGAACATTCAGCGATAACGGAAAAGAAGAATCCACTGTCGAGATCTACGAGCAAGGCGGAAAGATCTTCGGTAAGATATTGACCCTTGTGGATCCGAACGATAAGGACGGAAAGCCTGCTCGTTGCACGGAATGCGACGGAGCGGAGAAAGATAAGCCTGTGCTCGGCATGGTGATTATCAAAGGCCTTGGTCCGGAAGGAGACAAGTGGTCCGGTGGACGTATTCTGGATCCGAACGACGGAGTTTGGTACAAATGCAATTTGAAAGCCGTCGAGGGCGGTAAGAAATTGGAAGTCCGCGGATATGTGGGTTTCTCTCTCATTGGCCGTTCTCAGTTCTGGGTCAAAAAATAG
- a CDS encoding radical SAM protein, which produces MNLQWLTIELTTKCDLRCDHCFALAALESKYSISLEKAKLIATEGVLAGFQRLHLTGGEVTLWKDFFSLVDFAFGIGYKSLFFNTHGGHLTREFCAKVASYGDRISLTISLNGNEEIHDSSRGEGSYQAAILGLQTAQEFGLSVEIFAVVGKRLLPLLPEFAHSLFSRFPKLNRLTLIQLHRVEDDDYDVSEDLLSPEDFVTMVRSASLLSLYGYPMNILDNSLSNVVAREIGLPHLPYSPNIEGEGRFVVLVDEKITNSHSSRAEYGYFKPGVFQEILRSETYLYRTRNDDSVCPTCSFFNKCREARNPRPSLPYMDHVEGLYCKRVLRLLEGELSIERV; this is translated from the coding sequence TTGAACCTTCAATGGCTAACCATAGAGCTGACTACAAAATGCGATCTTCGTTGCGATCATTGCTTTGCGTTAGCCGCCTTAGAGAGCAAGTATAGCATCTCTCTAGAAAAAGCGAAACTGATCGCTACTGAAGGTGTTTTGGCAGGCTTCCAAAGGCTTCATTTGACTGGAGGAGAGGTCACTCTCTGGAAGGATTTCTTTTCGCTGGTTGATTTTGCATTTGGGATCGGCTACAAAAGTCTTTTCTTTAATACTCACGGAGGGCATCTAACGCGTGAGTTTTGTGCAAAGGTCGCTTCTTATGGGGATAGGATCAGCCTTACCATTAGTTTGAATGGGAACGAGGAGATCCATGATTCTTCCAGAGGAGAGGGGAGCTATCAAGCGGCGATCCTCGGCCTACAAACGGCTCAAGAATTCGGGCTTTCCGTTGAGATATTCGCTGTGGTGGGCAAACGTCTCCTTCCCCTCTTGCCTGAGTTCGCTCATTCTCTTTTTTCTCGTTTTCCTAAATTGAATCGATTGACCCTGATCCAATTGCATCGGGTAGAGGACGACGATTATGATGTAAGTGAGGATCTGCTGAGTCCGGAGGACTTTGTGACGATGGTTCGAAGCGCCTCTCTCTTGTCTCTTTATGGATATCCCATGAATATATTAGATAATTCTTTATCGAATGTGGTGGCGCGAGAGATCGGTCTTCCTCATCTTCCGTATTCTCCCAATATAGAAGGGGAAGGTCGGTTCGTGGTCTTAGTAGATGAAAAGATTACAAATTCCCATTCTTCGAGGGCTGAATACGGATATTTTAAGCCGGGAGTATTTCAGGAGATCTTGAGGTCGGAAACCTACCTGTATAGAACTCGGAACGACGATTCCGTTTGTCCCACATGCAGTTTTTTTAATAAATGCAGAGAGGCGAGAAATCCCCGTCCTTCCTTGCCGTATATGGATCATGTGGAAGGGCTGTATTGCAAGAGAGTTCTTCGATTGTTAGAAGGAGAGCTGTCAATAGAGCGTGTATAA
- a CDS encoding PP2C family protein-serine/threonine phosphatase — translation MKTKLNLKRTVSGPLLFLCGIALCLRIEAQEPKTLTTKWDPAHGPYELSDWVFTQLPVGSPLTKAFAFEKFQDPDLNELGSSSANIPILSPSRIGDLDRFDKDLTYVFLHSVTKKKEDEDILLSAYIPFCPSRCFFSVQSKGPNQTIVPSELKESAKPRIVPIASQSEEVILALSLFAFEGPRSILGNPIIGTVSEIQTVYLLKALRVLLFSVLELFSFVFFAFIYIRRRTDKFNLSFALLNLSMAIWYPSYEGWTQYLVDSPWIWVIFGYSLGAFLPILFYEFTIGIFQAKAGKLGRFLQFLFILLTIWPTLEYSIIGGHPYFGKYAFQTFLIVLVFFYGNTLYIFYRYRRSSILSYPWVVSGLILVAVSSFYTVLSFAGFSKSQPWVNESFLGLTLLFSLALAKRYAEVFRALEKSQLKLKLLNESLESKVVERTRIIELQKAELVQKGRILEKDLSIAGKIQNALLPRELPVISNASISYRYLPMMEVGGDLLDALYDPKTNCLGMFIGDVTGHGVSAALLASMLKMTLGEWSKRLADPSSLLLHIREQFEGKLDGHFITATLVTLDLNSGQALIANAGHPECLILRKKGKVEFYRPKGVAIYEAFPTTYQTEAVELFPGDKIVLYTDGIPDSRNSEGEFFGEDRLANILEKNSEASPETLCDFVMKGVQSFQGESQLQDDMALLVVEFSGKSE, via the coding sequence ATGAAAACGAAACTTAATTTGAAACGGACAGTTTCTGGACCGTTGCTATTCCTTTGTGGAATAGCGCTTTGCCTACGCATAGAGGCCCAGGAACCTAAAACACTTACCACAAAATGGGACCCCGCTCACGGGCCCTACGAACTCTCGGACTGGGTCTTTACCCAATTGCCAGTAGGTTCTCCTTTAACCAAGGCATTCGCCTTCGAAAAATTCCAAGACCCGGATCTAAACGAACTCGGATCAAGTTCGGCGAATATCCCGATCCTAAGTCCCTCGAGGATCGGAGACCTGGATCGCTTCGACAAGGATCTCACCTACGTATTCCTACATTCGGTCACAAAGAAGAAAGAAGACGAAGATATATTACTTTCCGCTTATATACCTTTTTGTCCCTCTAGATGTTTTTTTAGCGTACAATCCAAAGGACCTAATCAAACCATCGTTCCTTCCGAACTCAAAGAGTCCGCTAAACCAAGGATCGTACCGATCGCTTCTCAAAGCGAAGAGGTCATTCTCGCACTTTCCCTATTCGCCTTCGAAGGTCCGAGGAGCATTCTGGGAAATCCGATCATAGGGACGGTCTCGGAGATCCAAACAGTCTATCTATTAAAGGCCTTGCGTGTATTGCTCTTCAGCGTACTAGAGCTATTCTCTTTCGTATTCTTTGCCTTCATATACATACGAAGAAGAACAGATAAGTTCAATCTTTCCTTCGCTCTTCTCAATCTCTCTATGGCAATCTGGTATCCGTCCTATGAAGGATGGACCCAGTACTTGGTGGATTCTCCCTGGATCTGGGTCATTTTCGGTTACTCCTTAGGCGCCTTCTTGCCCATACTCTTTTACGAGTTCACGATCGGTATCTTCCAAGCCAAAGCAGGTAAACTCGGAAGATTTCTACAGTTCCTTTTTATCCTACTTACGATCTGGCCCACTTTAGAATATTCGATCATAGGAGGACATCCTTACTTCGGAAAATACGCATTTCAAACTTTTCTAATAGTGTTGGTCTTCTTTTATGGGAACACTCTCTATATTTTCTACAGATACAGGAGATCCAGTATCCTATCTTATCCCTGGGTTGTTTCCGGGCTTATTCTAGTTGCAGTGTCTTCTTTCTATACTGTCTTAAGTTTTGCGGGATTTAGCAAGTCCCAGCCTTGGGTAAACGAAAGCTTTCTTGGACTTACCTTATTATTCAGTCTGGCATTAGCCAAAAGATACGCCGAAGTATTCCGAGCTCTGGAAAAATCCCAACTCAAGTTGAAATTATTGAACGAATCCCTGGAATCCAAGGTAGTAGAGAGGACCAGGATCATAGAATTACAAAAAGCAGAGCTGGTACAGAAAGGAAGGATCCTAGAAAAGGATCTATCCATCGCTGGAAAAATACAAAATGCATTATTGCCTCGAGAACTTCCTGTCATTTCGAACGCAAGCATCTCCTATAGATACCTACCCATGATGGAAGTAGGAGGAGATCTGTTGGACGCATTGTACGATCCAAAAACGAATTGCCTGGGAATGTTTATCGGAGATGTAACCGGACACGGGGTATCCGCAGCCTTACTCGCTTCCATGCTCAAGATGACATTGGGCGAATGGTCAAAAAGATTAGCGGATCCTTCTTCCCTTCTGTTGCATATCAGAGAACAATTCGAAGGAAAGTTAGACGGTCATTTTATCACAGCGACCCTGGTCACGCTGGATCTGAATAGCGGACAGGCATTGATCGCAAACGCAGGCCATCCGGAATGTCTGATTCTAAGAAAGAAAGGAAAAGTCGAATTTTACAGACCGAAGGGAGTCGCGATCTACGAAGCATTCCCCACTACTTACCAAACGGAAGCAGTAGAACTTTTTCCGGGAGATAAGATCGTTCTTTATACGGATGGGATCCCAGATTCCAGAAATTCAGAAGGAGAATTTTTCGGAGAGGATCGACTGGCGAATATTCTCGAGAAAAATTCCGAAGCCTCTCCGGAAACACTTTGCGATTTCGTAATGAAGGGAGTGCAATCTTTTCAGGGAGAATCCCAACTGCAAGACGATATGGCCTTATTGGTGGTGGAGTTTTCAGGAAAATCGGAATAG
- a CDS encoding DUF2147 domain-containing protein produces the protein MRKSLVLFVVLAAFLVGESAFADPAPVVGKWKTIDDEDKQEKSTVELYEQGGKIYGKIASLREPNDKDGKPKVCTKCEGADKDKPVVGLVIIKGLSADGDEYTGGTIMDPNNGKTYKCKLKAVDGGAKLNVRGFIGFALIGRTQTWLKK, from the coding sequence ATGAGAAAATCACTCGTTCTATTTGTCGTTTTGGCGGCTTTCTTAGTGGGTGAATCGGCGTTTGCAGATCCAGCTCCAGTAGTCGGAAAATGGAAGACCATTGATGACGAAGATAAGCAAGAGAAGTCCACAGTGGAGCTCTATGAGCAAGGCGGAAAGATCTATGGTAAGATCGCAAGCTTAAGAGAACCAAACGACAAAGACGGTAAACCTAAAGTTTGTACCAAATGTGAAGGTGCAGATAAGGACAAACCTGTTGTCGGTCTAGTCATCATCAAAGGCTTGAGCGCTGACGGTGACGAATATACCGGAGGAACCATCATGGATCCGAACAACGGTAAAACATATAAATGTAAATTAAAAGCCGTAGACGGCGGTGCGAAATTAAACGTTCGCGGGTTTATCGGATTCGCCCTAATTGGAAGAACCCAAACCTGGCTGAAGAAATAA
- a CDS encoding NAD(P)/FAD-dependent oxidoreductase, which yields MKNSERILVIGGGPAGASAAYFLAKAGMSVTLWDKAFFPREKTCGDAVSAKAFYTLFRMGIKEGDVFPEHQSISDIALFDWNGEKRNLLLPPNLFGNSFQVIPRKNLDHTLLQKAKEAGAEVVEGRPVQEILPTSHGFRAIHSKGEETFRILIGADGIHSQVASSVFGRKREKASKSFAMRAYIRDVHLSFPHSYYFIYQRNIFPGYAWIFPLPGGRANVGFGFPCGLEAKGEFQPFTFWNSLLENPILRSELQGGIWESEPKGHYIPMRVGRGPLYLDRAFLCGDAAGLVDPITGDGIDLALESGALVAEDIIRAFRSNRADLSLGEYYQEVCEKNIRMELRRKEGMKYYFFRKQIFGFLFGKRSERYDTDLSKIILGNFKIIDLMKLFVGRIFQTANSDSD from the coding sequence ATGAAAAATTCAGAGCGTATTTTAGTCATAGGTGGTGGTCCGGCCGGTGCGTCAGCCGCTTATTTCCTCGCAAAGGCAGGTATGTCGGTCACTCTTTGGGACAAAGCCTTCTTTCCTAGGGAGAAAACCTGTGGTGACGCGGTATCTGCCAAGGCATTCTACACTCTTTTCAGGATGGGGATCAAAGAAGGGGACGTTTTCCCGGAACATCAGTCGATTTCGGATATCGCACTCTTCGATTGGAACGGGGAAAAAAGAAATTTACTTCTTCCACCAAACTTATTTGGGAATTCGTTCCAAGTGATCCCGCGTAAGAATCTAGATCATACTCTTTTACAAAAAGCGAAAGAAGCTGGAGCTGAGGTGGTTGAAGGAAGACCTGTACAGGAGATCCTTCCCACTTCGCATGGCTTCCGAGCGATCCACTCTAAGGGAGAGGAGACGTTTCGTATATTGATCGGCGCGGACGGGATCCATTCTCAGGTTGCCTCTTCGGTTTTTGGACGTAAACGGGAGAAGGCAAGCAAGTCATTTGCAATGCGGGCCTATATTCGAGATGTGCATCTTTCTTTTCCTCATAGTTATTATTTTATCTACCAAAGAAATATATTTCCCGGTTATGCCTGGATCTTTCCTTTGCCTGGGGGTCGAGCAAACGTGGGATTTGGCTTTCCCTGCGGTCTGGAAGCGAAAGGGGAATTTCAGCCTTTCACGTTTTGGAATTCTCTCTTGGAAAATCCCATATTGAGATCTGAGCTTCAGGGTGGGATTTGGGAATCGGAACCGAAAGGTCATTATATCCCCATGAGAGTCGGCAGGGGTCCTTTGTATTTGGATCGCGCCTTTCTATGCGGCGATGCCGCCGGTTTGGTGGATCCGATCACCGGAGATGGGATCGATCTAGCATTGGAGTCTGGAGCGCTCGTAGCGGAAGACATTATTCGAGCCTTTCGATCTAATCGTGCGGACCTGTCCCTCGGCGAATATTATCAGGAAGTTTGCGAGAAGAATATTCGAATGGAATTGAGGAGAAAGGAGGGAATGAAATACTATTTTTTCAGAAAACAGATCTTCGGTTTCTTGTTTGGAAAAAGATCGGAGAGATACGATACGGATCTATCTAAAATTATATTAGGAAACTTTAAAATTATAGACCTAATGAAACTATTCGTAGGTAGGATCTTTCAGACAGCGAATTCAGACTCGGATTGA
- a CDS encoding M14 family zinc carboxypeptidase encodes MSGFVRFLLFFSSLSAFLLSCSLRETIPARPLNDPSYHSLIRIEKGAKDEFLRITEGKVPFSYIEKDIQYAVLSKEEVKQYGFPREGISLSKSLPFKYYSGNYQDALSESVFALGDIRKGYKDNVLNSHYLFWVSRLFPDHSSFRIIGRSSRGREIPAIVLTDLHVPDEKKVSVLFNCAHHSNEVVSIEHCYDVIYEILAAKRKNSSLLSKLKIWVVPIVNPDGSRIFWHENLAMGRKNGRGSLSEKEHLGVDINRNYPFEWGKTKSNQTSSVPSSVFYRGPFPGSEPETQAMMALAEKERFAASISYHAFANCLLVPYTIDGTVNPEPDLVWDLGERIASAVESKNPVRKFSARKNIYGVDGVDQDYYFFKYGTLAYLLESSHLNPPYADVPKIMESLRPAWSLVLEEILEGNKLYLRIKDESGHPLSANVIYENLHFYHGETRNSRKEDGIYFQTFPHLKKIRMRIQKDGYETLYWEGNTWKSWVALDLVLKKIHPAE; translated from the coding sequence GTGTCCGGTTTCGTTCGGTTCTTACTCTTCTTCTCTTCTTTATCAGCATTTCTACTCTCTTGCTCCTTGAGAGAGACTATTCCTGCAAGACCCTTAAACGATCCTTCTTATCATTCTTTGATCCGGATCGAAAAAGGTGCAAAGGACGAGTTTCTGAGGATCACAGAAGGCAAGGTACCTTTCTCCTATATAGAAAAGGATATTCAGTATGCGGTCCTTTCGAAAGAAGAAGTAAAGCAATACGGATTTCCGAGAGAAGGGATCAGTCTCTCCAAAAGCCTTCCTTTTAAATATTATTCTGGGAATTACCAGGACGCTCTCTCCGAGTCGGTATTCGCGTTAGGCGATATACGTAAGGGTTATAAGGACAACGTATTAAATTCCCATTATCTATTTTGGGTGAGTCGGTTGTTTCCGGATCATTCTTCTTTTCGGATCATAGGTAGATCCAGTCGAGGAAGGGAGATCCCGGCAATTGTCTTGACGGACCTTCATGTCCCTGATGAGAAGAAAGTTTCCGTCTTATTCAATTGCGCTCATCATTCCAACGAGGTAGTTTCCATAGAGCATTGCTACGATGTGATCTATGAGATATTAGCCGCTAAGAGGAAGAATTCGAGCCTTCTTTCTAAGTTGAAGATCTGGGTTGTGCCCATCGTAAATCCGGACGGCTCCCGCATTTTCTGGCATGAGAATCTGGCGATGGGGAGAAAGAACGGAAGAGGGTCTCTTTCGGAAAAGGAACACTTGGGAGTGGATATCAATCGCAATTATCCTTTCGAATGGGGAAAGACAAAATCCAACCAAACTTCTTCTGTTCCATCTAGCGTTTTTTATCGTGGACCCTTTCCCGGCTCGGAGCCGGAGACCCAGGCTATGATGGCATTGGCGGAGAAGGAAAGGTTTGCCGCTTCCATCAGTTATCATGCGTTCGCGAATTGTCTACTCGTTCCTTATACGATCGACGGAACGGTGAATCCCGAGCCGGATCTGGTTTGGGATCTGGGGGAAAGGATTGCGAGCGCCGTAGAGAGTAAGAACCCTGTTCGAAAGTTTTCCGCAAGAAAGAATATCTACGGAGTGGATGGAGTAGACCAGGATTATTATTTCTTTAAGTATGGAACGCTTGCTTATTTGTTAGAGTCTTCTCATTTGAATCCTCCGTATGCGGATGTTCCCAAGATCATGGAATCCTTACGCCCCGCTTGGAGCCTGGTACTGGAAGAGATCTTAGAAGGGAATAAATTGTATTTAAGGATCAAAGACGAGTCGGGCCACCCTTTGTCTGCAAACGTAATCTATGAAAACTTGCATTTCTATCATGGGGAAACCAGGAACTCCAGAAAAGAGGACGGGATCTATTTTCAGACTTTCCCTCATTTAAAGAAAATAAGGATGCGGATCCAAAAGGATGGTTACGAGACTTTGTATTGGGAAGGAAATACTTGGAAGTCCTGGGTTGCCTTGGATCTGGTCTTAAAAAAGATCCATCCGGCAGAATGA
- a CDS encoding DMT family transporter, translating to MNRYRNEFALIFCTMIWGGTFSATKMSLISVSSCLFIGIRFAIASLIFLIYIFIKQRSEESKFPNLRENKGMYFLAFLLGFWMFLGFAFETVGLRFTSATKSGFLTGTLVVITPILQTIFWKKTPNSGNLLGVIVVMLGLFFLSSEWTEDHKFIISFRLGDVLTLCGAFFFSLYIIYVDKASRSCPLDVLLLSQTLVTSIFSFGLAFLLDSSGFEPLFVQLNEKVMPALLYNGIISSVGTTFLQTKYQQGISPTRAGLIFSLEPVFSAILAYFTLGETLEGTSLLGCGLILTGVILAELLGRERGIA from the coding sequence ATGAACCGTTATAGGAACGAATTCGCTCTTATCTTTTGCACGATGATCTGGGGTGGCACCTTTTCCGCCACCAAAATGAGCCTGATCTCCGTTTCGTCCTGTTTGTTCATCGGGATCAGGTTTGCCATAGCGTCTCTTATTTTTCTAATTTATATTTTTATAAAGCAACGTTCTGAGGAATCCAAATTCCCTAACCTAAGAGAGAACAAGGGAATGTACTTTTTGGCATTTCTCTTAGGTTTCTGGATGTTCCTAGGATTCGCCTTTGAGACGGTCGGTCTTAGATTCACGAGCGCAACCAAGTCCGGATTTTTGACTGGGACCCTGGTAGTTATCACTCCCATCCTACAGACTATCTTCTGGAAGAAGACGCCGAATTCGGGAAATCTATTGGGAGTCATCGTAGTCATGCTCGGCCTTTTCTTCCTTTCCTCTGAATGGACCGAAGATCATAAATTTATAATATCTTTCCGGTTGGGCGACGTATTGACCTTATGCGGGGCCTTCTTCTTCTCTTTGTACATTATTTATGTGGATAAGGCAAGTAGGTCCTGTCCTCTGGATGTCCTTCTTCTCTCTCAGACTTTGGTTACGAGTATATTCTCTTTTGGTCTGGCCTTTCTTTTGGATTCGAGCGGGTTCGAACCCTTGTTCGTTCAATTGAATGAGAAGGTAATGCCCGCTCTTCTTTACAATGGGATCATCTCCTCCGTAGGAACTACGTTCTTACAAACCAAGTACCAGCAAGGGATCTCCCCAACCCGAGCGGGTTTGATCTTTTCCTTGGAGCCTGTCTTCTCCGCGATCCTTGCCTACTTTACTTTGGGAGAAACCTTGGAGGGAACAAGTTTGCTTGGATGCGGCTTGATCCTGACCGGAGTGATCCTGGCAGAACTTTTGGGAAGAGAGAGAGGTATCGCGTGA